From Gordonia crocea, the proteins below share one genomic window:
- the priA gene encoding bifunctional 1-(5-phosphoribosyl)-5-((5-phosphoribosylamino)methylideneamino)imidazole-4-carboxamide isomerase/phosphoribosylanthranilate isomerase PriA, with translation MATVLELLPAVDVADGQAVRLLRGAAGTETSYGSPREAALAWQRDGAEWVHMVDLDAAFGRGDNRALLADVIAELDVAVELSGGIRDDASLAAALATGCARVNLGTAAIENPTWCAEAIAEYGDKIAVGLDVTADGESWKLRGRGWVTEGGDLWETLSRLDADGCARYVVTDVSKDGTLSGPNLDLLRQVAQRTASPVVASGGISELADLTAIAGLCDLGVEGAIIGKALYAGRFTLPEALAAVREEL, from the coding sequence ATGGCCACCGTTCTGGAACTGCTGCCCGCCGTCGACGTCGCCGACGGCCAGGCCGTCCGCCTGCTGCGCGGCGCGGCCGGTACCGAGACCTCGTACGGGTCGCCGCGCGAGGCGGCCCTGGCCTGGCAGCGCGACGGCGCGGAATGGGTGCACATGGTCGATCTCGATGCGGCCTTCGGCCGGGGCGACAACCGTGCGCTGCTGGCGGACGTGATCGCCGAGCTCGACGTCGCGGTGGAGTTGTCCGGCGGCATTCGTGACGACGCGTCGTTGGCGGCCGCCCTGGCCACCGGCTGCGCCCGGGTGAACCTGGGCACCGCCGCGATCGAGAACCCGACGTGGTGTGCCGAGGCGATCGCCGAGTACGGCGACAAGATCGCCGTCGGGCTCGACGTCACCGCCGACGGGGAGTCGTGGAAGCTGCGGGGCCGCGGCTGGGTCACCGAGGGCGGCGACCTGTGGGAAACCTTGAGCCGGCTCGACGCCGACGGCTGCGCCCGGTACGTCGTCACCGACGTCTCCAAGGACGGCACGCTGAGCGGGCCGAACCTGGATCTGTTGCGACAGGTCGCCCAGCGCACCGCGTCGCCGGTCGTCGCCTCCGGCGGGATCTCCGAACTGGCCGACCTCACCGCCATCGCCGGACTGTGCGACCTGGGGGTGGAGGGGGCGATCATCGGCAAGGCGCTCTACGCCGGCCGGTTCACTCTGCCCGAGGCCCTGGCGGCGGTGCGCGAGGAGCTCTGA
- a CDS encoding Trp biosynthesis-associated membrane protein encodes MTVDEDGEPTASPNRIREKAMASVALAAGALVLWVASRVTWARVDAEDGLSPMRSFTVHGSDWSPWLTPAALVLLAAVAVVWALRGIALRIVAVVLGIGAIVIAIPAVSLMTTSVDSDYAARAIDLPPRFRVLLTTVNDWAPAIVLVAVALIAVGAALAMRAARGAGMSSKYRSPAARREELERKVFDDYERRKRAQAQGSGTVTASEQRDGASSDAGTSERLLWDSLDTGVDPTE; translated from the coding sequence ATGACCGTCGACGAGGACGGCGAGCCCACCGCGTCGCCGAACCGGATCCGAGAGAAGGCGATGGCCTCGGTGGCCCTCGCCGCCGGCGCATTGGTGCTGTGGGTCGCCTCGCGGGTGACCTGGGCCCGGGTCGACGCCGAGGACGGACTCTCGCCGATGCGCAGCTTCACCGTCCACGGATCGGACTGGAGCCCGTGGCTGACCCCGGCGGCGCTGGTCCTGCTCGCCGCCGTCGCCGTCGTGTGGGCGCTGCGCGGGATCGCCCTGCGCATCGTGGCCGTGGTGCTCGGCATCGGGGCCATCGTCATTGCGATTCCGGCGGTCTCACTGATGACCACGTCGGTCGACAGCGACTACGCGGCCCGCGCGATCGATCTGCCACCCCGGTTCCGGGTGTTGCTGACGACGGTGAACGACTGGGCGCCGGCGATCGTGCTCGTCGCGGTCGCCCTCATCGCGGTCGGCGCCGCGTTGGCGATGCGAGCCGCACGGGGAGCCGGGATGTCGTCGAAGTACCGTTCCCCGGCCGCGCGCCGGGAAGAACTCGAGCGCAAGGTGTTCGACGACTACGAACGCCGCAAGCGGGCCCAGGCGCAGGGTTCTGGAACGGTCACCGCATCGGAGCAGCGTGACGGTGCATCGTCGGATGCGGGGACCAGCGAGCGCCTGCTGTGGGACAGCCTCGACACCGG
- a CDS encoding tautomerase family protein, which yields MPLIQISQTPGLSDAIKRETIAAVTEAYAKATGKNPDSVWVTITEVPRSQWGVGGEPLG from the coding sequence ATGCCGCTGATCCAGATCTCCCAGACCCCGGGACTCTCCGACGCGATCAAGCGCGAGACGATTGCCGCGGTCACCGAGGCGTACGCCAAGGCGACGGGGAAGAACCCGGATTCGGTCTGGGTCACCATCACCGAGGTACCGCGCAGCCAGTGGGGCGTCGGGGGCGAGCCGCTCGGATGA
- the hisF gene encoding imidazole glycerol phosphate synthase subunit HisF translates to MSVAVRVIPCLDVDDGRVVKGVNFENLRDAGDPVELAARYNAEGADELTFLDVTASSSGRATMVDVVKRTADEIFIPLTVGGGIREVTDVDVMLRAGADKVSVNTAAIARPEVLSEMSRRFGSQCIVLSVDARTVPAGQQPTASGWEVTTHGGRRGTGIDALEWARRGQDLGVGEILLNSMDADGTKAGFDLAMLTAVRAVVDVPVIASGGAGGAADFAPAVRAGADAVLAASVFHFGELTIGEVKRAMADEGITVRTAGMEVSA, encoded by the coding sequence ATGAGTGTGGCGGTACGCGTGATCCCCTGCCTCGACGTCGACGACGGCCGGGTGGTCAAGGGGGTGAACTTCGAGAATCTGCGCGACGCCGGCGACCCGGTCGAGCTGGCCGCCCGGTACAACGCCGAGGGCGCCGACGAGTTGACCTTCCTCGACGTGACCGCGTCGAGTTCGGGTCGGGCCACCATGGTCGACGTGGTCAAGCGCACCGCCGACGAGATCTTCATCCCGCTCACCGTCGGCGGCGGGATCCGCGAGGTCACCGACGTCGACGTCATGCTCCGGGCCGGCGCGGACAAGGTCAGCGTCAACACCGCCGCGATCGCGCGGCCCGAGGTGCTCAGCGAGATGAGCCGCCGGTTCGGGTCGCAGTGCATCGTCCTGTCGGTCGACGCGCGCACCGTTCCGGCCGGCCAGCAACCCACCGCGTCGGGGTGGGAGGTCACCACCCACGGCGGCCGCCGCGGCACGGGCATCGACGCGCTGGAATGGGCGCGCCGCGGCCAAGACCTGGGCGTGGGGGAGATCCTGCTCAATTCGATGGATGCCGACGGGACCAAGGCCGGTTTCGACCTGGCGATGCTCACCGCGGTGCGCGCCGTCGTCGATGTCCCGGTGATCGCCAGTGGCGGTGCGGGTGGCGCCGCCGACTTCGCGCCCGCGGTACGGGCCGGCGCCGACGCGGTGCTGGCGGCCTCGGTGTTCCACTTCGGCGAACTCACCATCGGCGAGGTGAAGCGGGCGATGGCCGACGAAGGCATCACCGTGCGCACCGCCGGAATGGAGGTGAGCGCATGA
- the hisH gene encoding imidazole glycerol phosphate synthase subunit HisH, with the protein MSQPSVTILDYGSGNLRSAQRALEHVGARVTVTSDKAAAADCDGLVVPGVGAYAACMAGFTAVGGPQIVGRRLAGGRPVLGICVGMQIMFSSGVEFGVQTDGCDEWPGTVTRLDAPVLPHMGWNTVESAPDSVLFDGVGADERFYFVHSYAAQTWELESDESSPIAAAKLTWATHGSRFLAAVENGALSATQFHPEKSGDVGLHLLDNWCGGLS; encoded by the coding sequence GTGAGCCAACCGTCGGTGACCATCCTGGACTACGGATCGGGCAACCTGCGCTCGGCCCAGCGCGCCCTCGAACACGTCGGCGCCCGTGTCACCGTGACGTCGGACAAGGCGGCTGCGGCCGACTGCGACGGACTCGTCGTCCCCGGTGTCGGGGCGTACGCGGCCTGTATGGCCGGGTTCACCGCGGTGGGCGGCCCGCAGATCGTCGGCCGGCGGTTGGCCGGCGGGAGACCGGTCCTGGGGATCTGCGTCGGGATGCAGATCATGTTCAGCTCCGGCGTCGAGTTCGGCGTGCAGACCGACGGCTGCGACGAGTGGCCGGGCACGGTCACCCGCCTCGACGCGCCGGTGCTGCCGCACATGGGCTGGAACACCGTCGAGTCGGCACCGGATTCGGTGCTGTTCGACGGTGTCGGCGCCGACGAGCGGTTCTACTTCGTGCACTCCTACGCCGCGCAGACCTGGGAACTCGAATCGGACGAATCGTCGCCTATCGCGGCGGCGAAGCTGACGTGGGCCACCCACGGTTCGCGGTTCCTGGCCGCGGTCGAGAATGGTGCGCTCAGCGCCACCCAGTTCCACCCGGAGAAATCCGGCGACGTCGGATTGCACCTGCTCGACAACTGGTGTGGAGGACTGTCATGA
- a CDS encoding anthranilate synthase component I, with amino-acid sequence MTGHAHLTTTTLEQFRDLAVDHRVVPVTRRVLADAETPLSTYAKLAGDRPGTFLLESADNGQSWSRWSFIGAGAPAALTVVDGEAAWWGTAPAGAPSGGDPLAALAASLELLATDPLPDMPPLTGGFVGFMAYDLVRRLERLPESTVDDLGLPDLFLMLATDLAAVDHHEGTITLIANAVNWNGSDENVDEAYADAVSRLDRMTAALAAPAPSTVAVYDRLEPVFTAQRDLAEFSEVVTTLVGDIEAGEAFQVVPSVRFEMDTEADPLDVYRVLRASNPSPYMYLLRIPESVGTGGHPVAIVGSSPEALVTVSDGVATTHPIAGTRWRGKSDEEDILLGKDLLGDEKERAEHLMLVDLSRNDLGRVCEPGSVKVSDYSHIERYSHVMHLVSTVSGRLRDDQTALDAVAACFPAGTLSGAPKVRAMELIEEHEITRRGLYGGVVGYLDFAGDADTAIAIRTALLADGKAYVQAGAGVVADSDPAYEYREARNKATAVLNAVAAAATMTRLGEKAQEE; translated from the coding sequence ATGACCGGACACGCCCATCTCACGACGACGACCCTCGAACAGTTCCGCGACCTGGCCGTCGACCACCGCGTCGTCCCGGTCACCCGCCGGGTCCTCGCCGACGCGGAGACGCCGCTGTCGACGTACGCGAAACTGGCCGGCGACCGCCCGGGCACGTTTCTGCTCGAGTCGGCCGACAACGGACAGTCGTGGTCGCGCTGGTCCTTCATCGGGGCCGGGGCGCCGGCCGCGCTGACCGTGGTCGACGGCGAGGCCGCCTGGTGGGGCACCGCCCCGGCCGGGGCGCCCAGCGGTGGCGATCCGTTGGCGGCGCTCGCGGCGTCGCTGGAGTTGCTGGCCACCGACCCGTTGCCCGACATGCCGCCGTTGACCGGCGGGTTCGTCGGGTTCATGGCCTACGACCTGGTCCGGCGCCTCGAGCGGCTGCCGGAGTCCACCGTCGACGATCTGGGCCTGCCCGACCTGTTCCTGATGCTGGCCACCGACCTCGCCGCCGTCGACCACCACGAGGGCACGATCACGCTGATCGCCAACGCGGTCAACTGGAACGGCAGCGACGAGAATGTCGACGAGGCCTACGCCGACGCCGTTTCCCGCCTGGACCGGATGACCGCGGCGCTGGCCGCGCCGGCCCCCTCCACGGTGGCGGTGTACGACCGGCTGGAGCCGGTCTTCACCGCGCAGCGCGACCTGGCGGAGTTCAGCGAGGTCGTCACCACGCTGGTCGGCGACATCGAGGCCGGCGAGGCCTTCCAGGTGGTCCCGTCGGTGCGCTTCGAGATGGATACCGAGGCCGACCCGCTCGACGTGTACCGCGTGTTGCGCGCGTCCAACCCGAGTCCCTACATGTATCTGCTGCGCATCCCCGAATCGGTCGGCACCGGCGGTCACCCGGTCGCGATCGTGGGCAGTTCCCCCGAGGCGCTGGTGACCGTCTCCGACGGCGTGGCGACGACGCACCCGATCGCCGGCACGCGGTGGCGGGGCAAGAGCGACGAGGAGGACATCCTGCTCGGCAAGGACCTCCTCGGCGACGAGAAGGAGCGGGCCGAGCACCTGATGCTCGTCGACCTGTCGCGCAACGATCTCGGCCGGGTCTGCGAGCCCGGCTCGGTGAAGGTCAGCGACTACAGCCACATCGAGCGCTACAGCCACGTGATGCACCTGGTCTCGACCGTGTCGGGGCGACTGCGCGACGACCAGACCGCCCTCGACGCGGTGGCGGCGTGTTTCCCCGCCGGGACGCTCTCGGGCGCCCCGAAGGTGCGCGCGATGGAACTCATCGAGGAGCACGAGATCACCCGCCGCGGGCTCTACGGTGGGGTGGTGGGCTACCTCGACTTCGCCGGTGACGCCGACACCGCCATCGCCATCCGCACGGCGCTGCTCGCCGACGGCAAGGCCTACGTGCAGGCCGGTGCCGGGGTGGTGGCCGACTCCGATCCCGCCTACGAGTACCGCGAGGCGCGCAACAAGGCGACGGCGGTCCTCAACGCGGTCGCGGCCGCGGCCACCATGACGAGGCTGGGGGAGAAGGCGCAGGAGGAATGA
- the hisD gene encoding histidinol dehydrogenase, protein MLSRTDLRGTTPTAAQLRRALPRGGTDVNAVLSTVSPVVEEIKTHGATAALDYGEKFDKVRPASVRVPAAVIADALANLDPAVAAALRESIARARAVHADQRRATVTTQVAPGGTVAEKWIPVRRVGLYVPGGNAVYPSSVVMNVVPAQEAGVPSLVVASPPQAGFGGWPHPTILAACALLGVDEVWAVGGAQAVALLAYGGQDVDPAGGPGAELDPVDLITGPGNIYVTAAKRLVRGAVGIDSEAGPTEIAILADDSADPANIAADLISQAEHDVLAASVLVTDSEALADAVDEQVVLQAASTKHADRVAQALGGAQSGIVLVDDLEAGLRVVDEYAAEHLEIQTRDAAAVADRVRSAGAIFVGPFSPVSLGDYCAGSNHVLPTSGSARFASGLSVQTFLKGVHVIDYDEDALRAVAEKVVTLADAEDLPAHGDAVKQRFASLRDPS, encoded by the coding sequence ATGCTCTCGCGCACCGACCTCCGCGGCACCACGCCCACCGCAGCCCAGCTGCGCCGGGCCCTGCCGCGCGGAGGCACCGACGTCAACGCCGTGCTGAGCACGGTCTCGCCGGTCGTCGAGGAGATCAAGACCCATGGCGCCACGGCAGCCCTCGACTACGGCGAAAAATTCGACAAGGTCCGCCCGGCATCGGTCCGTGTTCCCGCCGCGGTCATCGCCGACGCGCTGGCGAACCTGGACCCCGCCGTCGCCGCCGCGTTGCGCGAGTCGATCGCGCGGGCGCGGGCGGTCCACGCCGACCAGCGCCGCGCGACGGTGACCACGCAGGTCGCCCCGGGCGGCACCGTCGCGGAGAAGTGGATCCCGGTCCGCCGCGTCGGCCTCTACGTGCCCGGTGGCAACGCGGTCTACCCGTCGAGCGTCGTGATGAACGTGGTCCCGGCGCAGGAGGCGGGCGTGCCCTCGCTCGTCGTCGCCTCACCGCCCCAGGCCGGTTTCGGCGGCTGGCCCCACCCGACGATCCTGGCCGCCTGCGCGCTGCTGGGCGTCGACGAGGTGTGGGCGGTCGGCGGTGCCCAGGCGGTTGCGCTGCTCGCCTACGGCGGCCAAGACGTCGACCCCGCGGGCGGGCCGGGCGCCGAGCTCGACCCGGTCGACCTCATCACCGGCCCCGGCAACATCTATGTCACCGCGGCCAAGCGGTTGGTACGCGGTGCCGTCGGCATCGACTCGGAGGCCGGTCCGACCGAGATCGCGATCCTCGCCGACGACTCGGCCGATCCCGCGAACATTGCCGCCGACCTCATCAGCCAGGCCGAGCACGACGTCCTCGCCGCATCGGTGCTGGTCACCGACAGCGAGGCGTTGGCCGATGCCGTCGACGAGCAGGTGGTTCTGCAGGCCGCCTCGACCAAGCACGCCGACCGCGTCGCGCAGGCGTTGGGCGGTGCCCAATCGGGGATCGTCCTGGTCGACGACCTCGAGGCGGGGCTGCGCGTCGTCGACGAGTACGCCGCCGAGCACCTGGAGATCCAGACCCGCGACGCCGCCGCGGTGGCCGACCGGGTCCGCAGCGCCGGCGCGATCTTCGTCGGGCCGTTCTCGCCGGTGAGCCTCGGCGACTACTGCGCCGGGTCCAATCACGTGTTGCCGACGTCGGGCTCGGCCCGGTTCGCCTCGGGGCTCTCGGTGCAGACCTTCCTCAAGGGCGTGCACGTCATCGACTACGACGAGGACGCGCTGCGCGCGGTGGCCGAGAAGGTCGTGACCCTGGCCGACGCCGAGGACCTCCCGGCGCACGGTGATGCGGTCAAGCAGCGCTTCGCCTCGCTGCGGGACCCGTCGTGA
- a CDS encoding inositol monophosphatase family protein, whose protein sequence is MADPTTLDLAALAHTASTILDAATPRFTADRGAPGVVRKGDRDFATQVDLDLERFICGELTAQTGLPCHGEEFGGPPVDDGLVWVVDPVDGTFNYSTGSPMTGMLVGLCADGEPVLGLTWLPLLDLRYVGHLDGGVRCNGRLLDPLGPVPLRESVIGFGAFNERSRGHYPGRRRIEVLSALSGRASRLRMSGSIGVDLAFTAAGTYSGAISFGRHAWDNVAGAALVRAAGGVVTDVAGKPYRASSPSIVAAARGVHGELIDLINTVTGQDWES, encoded by the coding sequence ATGGCTGACCCGACCACCCTCGACCTGGCTGCGCTGGCGCACACGGCCAGCACGATCCTCGATGCGGCGACCCCGCGGTTCACCGCCGACCGGGGCGCGCCGGGCGTGGTCCGCAAGGGCGACCGCGACTTCGCCACCCAGGTCGACCTCGACCTCGAGCGGTTCATCTGCGGCGAACTCACCGCCCAAACGGGACTGCCGTGCCACGGCGAGGAATTCGGCGGCCCGCCCGTCGACGACGGGTTGGTCTGGGTCGTCGACCCGGTCGACGGGACGTTCAACTACTCCACCGGTTCGCCGATGACCGGCATGCTCGTCGGGCTGTGCGCCGACGGCGAGCCGGTCCTCGGCCTGACCTGGCTCCCGCTGTTGGACCTGCGCTATGTGGGCCACCTCGACGGCGGGGTGCGCTGCAACGGCCGGCTGCTCGACCCGCTGGGGCCGGTTCCGCTGCGCGAATCGGTCATCGGATTCGGCGCCTTCAACGAACGGTCCCGGGGCCACTACCCGGGCCGGCGGCGCATCGAGGTGCTCTCCGCCCTGTCGGGCCGGGCGTCGCGGTTGCGGATGTCGGGAAGCATTGGCGTCGATCTGGCGTTCACCGCGGCGGGCACCTACAGCGGTGCGATCAGCTTCGGCCGACACGCCTGGGACAACGTGGCCGGCGCGGCCCTGGTCCGTGCCGCCGGCGGCGTGGTCACCGACGTCGCCGGCAAGCCGTATCGCGCCTCGTCGCCGTCGATCGTCGCGGCGGCCCGCGGCGTCCACGGCGAACTGATCGACCTGATCAACACGGTGACCGGACAGGACTGGGAGAGCTGA
- the hisB gene encoding imidazoleglycerol-phosphate dehydratase HisB — protein MSDQAPRTARVERTTRESSIVVELNLDGTGQTQIATGVPFYDHMLTAFGQHGSFDLTVDARGDIEIEAHHTVEDTAIVLGQAFAQALGDKKGIRRFGDAWIPMDETLAHAAVDVSGRPYFVHTGEPDHLLTAVIPGAAQGGKAGAPYSTVINRHVFESLALNARIALHVRVEYGRDQHHITEAEYKAVARALRAACEPDPRVSGVPSTKGSL, from the coding sequence ATGAGCGACCAAGCCCCGCGCACCGCCCGGGTGGAGCGTACGACGCGCGAGTCGTCGATCGTTGTCGAGTTGAACCTCGACGGCACCGGCCAGACGCAGATCGCCACCGGCGTGCCGTTCTACGACCACATGCTGACCGCCTTCGGACAGCACGGAAGCTTCGACCTCACCGTCGATGCGCGCGGCGACATCGAGATCGAGGCACACCACACGGTGGAGGACACCGCCATCGTGCTGGGGCAGGCGTTTGCCCAGGCCCTCGGGGACAAGAAGGGCATCCGCCGGTTCGGTGATGCCTGGATCCCGATGGACGAGACACTGGCGCACGCGGCCGTCGACGTGTCGGGCCGCCCGTACTTCGTGCACACCGGCGAGCCCGACCACCTGCTGACCGCGGTGATCCCGGGTGCGGCCCAGGGCGGGAAGGCCGGTGCCCCGTATTCGACGGTCATCAACCGCCACGTGTTCGAGTCGTTGGCGCTCAACGCGCGCATCGCCCTGCACGTGCGGGTGGAGTATGGCCGCGACCAGCACCACATCACCGAGGCGGAGTACAAGGCTGTCGCCCGCGCGTTGCGGGCGGCCTGCGAGCCGGATCCGCGGGTCAGCGGCGTCCCGTCGACGAAGGGCAGTCTGTGA
- a CDS encoding NAD-dependent succinate-semialdehyde dehydrogenase codes for MTDYVTQNPTTGVVEQTFDTMSDADVQDVLARSSEAYQQWRRSSVDDRVAMLRATAQAYRDRADELAALVSKEMGKPLAQAKGELALTAMIYDWYAEHGPVLLETEQLDPQGAAESTVTREPIGPILGIMPWNFPYYQVARFAAPNLLLGNTIILKHAPICAASSAVMAEIAHAAGVPADAYLNVYASNEQAADMIGDRRVQGVSLTGSGRAGAAVAQTAARHLKKSVLELGGSDAFILLDSPDVGAAAAGAAAGRMMNCGQACNSPKRFIVHEEVYDDFVANLTAAVSAMAVGDPADPATRVGPLSSIAARDHVVEQVADAVAAGAVLHTGGQALDGPGAFMAPAVLTGVTPEMAAYREEIFGPVAVVYSFADVDEAVQLANDVDYGLSGSVWSSDVVKAGEVADRLDVGMAMINEHGTSLPGLPFGGVKASGYGRELGPWGLGEFANVRLRRVAKSS; via the coding sequence ATGACCGACTATGTGACTCAGAACCCGACCACCGGCGTCGTCGAGCAAACCTTCGACACCATGAGCGACGCCGACGTCCAGGACGTCCTGGCCCGGTCGTCGGAGGCCTATCAGCAGTGGCGGCGCAGTTCCGTCGATGACCGCGTGGCGATGCTGCGCGCGACGGCGCAGGCCTACCGCGACCGTGCCGACGAGCTCGCGGCATTGGTGAGCAAGGAGATGGGCAAGCCGTTGGCCCAGGCCAAGGGGGAGCTCGCGCTCACCGCGATGATCTACGACTGGTATGCCGAGCACGGTCCGGTACTCCTGGAAACCGAGCAACTCGATCCGCAGGGCGCGGCCGAGTCGACGGTGACCCGGGAGCCGATCGGGCCGATCCTCGGGATCATGCCGTGGAACTTCCCGTACTACCAGGTGGCCCGCTTCGCGGCGCCGAACCTGCTGCTGGGCAACACCATCATCCTCAAGCATGCGCCGATCTGTGCCGCGAGTTCCGCGGTGATGGCCGAGATCGCCCACGCCGCCGGGGTGCCGGCCGACGCCTACCTCAACGTCTACGCGAGCAACGAGCAGGCGGCCGACATGATCGGGGACCGTCGGGTGCAGGGCGTGTCGTTGACCGGCAGCGGCCGGGCCGGGGCCGCGGTGGCGCAGACCGCCGCCCGGCATCTGAAGAAGTCGGTCCTCGAATTGGGCGGCTCGGATGCCTTCATCCTGCTCGACAGCCCCGACGTCGGCGCCGCTGCCGCCGGTGCGGCCGCTGGCCGGATGATGAACTGCGGCCAGGCGTGCAACTCGCCGAAGCGGTTCATCGTGCACGAGGAGGTCTACGACGACTTCGTGGCGAATCTGACCGCGGCGGTGTCCGCGATGGCGGTCGGCGATCCCGCCGATCCCGCCACCCGGGTAGGTCCGCTGTCGTCGATCGCCGCGCGCGACCACGTCGTCGAGCAGGTCGCCGATGCCGTCGCGGCGGGGGCGGTGCTGCACACCGGCGGCCAGGCGCTCGACGGTCCGGGCGCGTTCATGGCGCCGGCGGTGCTGACCGGGGTCACCCCGGAGATGGCGGCCTACCGCGAGGAGATCTTCGGTCCGGTGGCAGTGGTGTACTCCTTCGCCGACGTCGACGAGGCGGTTCAGCTGGCCAACGACGTCGACTACGGCCTGTCCGGGTCGGTGTGGAGCAGCGATGTCGTGAAGGCCGGTGAGGTCGCCGACCGTCTCGATGTCGGGATGGCGATGATCAACGAGCACGGCACGTCGCTGCCCGGTCTGCCGTTCGGGGGTGTGAAGGCCTCCGGTTATGGCCGGGAGCTGGGTCCGTGGGGCCTGGGCGAGTTCGCGAACGTCCGCCTGCGCCGGGTCGCGAAGAGTTCCTAG
- the hisI gene encoding phosphoribosyl-AMP cyclohydrolase yields the protein MSTPDGPDALDPAIADRLKRNADGLVAAVAQEEGTGIVLMQAWMDDVALARTLATGAATYYSRSRQQYWVKGETSGHTQRVKSVRLDCDGDTVLLVVEQTGPACHTGNHSCFDTAELFHPDAQQSAAQK from the coding sequence ATGAGCACCCCCGACGGACCGGACGCGTTGGACCCGGCGATCGCGGATCGCCTCAAGCGCAACGCCGACGGCCTGGTGGCCGCGGTGGCGCAGGAGGAGGGCACCGGTATCGTCCTGATGCAGGCCTGGATGGACGACGTCGCGCTGGCGCGGACGCTGGCGACCGGCGCCGCGACCTACTATTCGCGGTCGCGCCAGCAGTACTGGGTCAAGGGCGAGACCAGCGGACACACCCAGCGGGTGAAGTCGGTGCGCCTGGACTGCGACGGCGACACGGTGCTGCTCGTCGTGGAACAGACCGGTCCGGCCTGCCACACCGGCAACCACAGCTGTTTCGACACCGCCGAACTCTTCCACCCCGACGCGCAGCAGTCCGCAGCGCAGAAATGA
- a CDS encoding histidinol-phosphate transaminase, giving the protein MTPVSGAHVGAGATLADLPLRDNLRGKQPYGAPQLDVPVQLNTNENPHPPSQALIDDVAESVRAAAAQLHRYPDRDAVALRADLAQYLSETTGVELDTANIWAANGSNEILQQLLQAFGGPGRTALGFVPSYSMHPIISDGTDTTWLAAKRAADFSLDLDYALGEIARLAPDVVFLTSPNNPTGAAIPNEDLAAIVDAAPGIVIVDEAYGEFSDQPSAVALIDRYPAKVVVSRTMSKAFAFAGGRLGYLAASPAVVDAVLLVRLPYHLSVQTQAAARAALRHRDDTLAGVASIVAERERVVARLTALGYAVAPSDANFVLFGEFADPAASWQRYLDDGVLIRDPGIDGRLRVTIGLDTENDAFLRVSEKLAPTDLVRL; this is encoded by the coding sequence GTGACCCCCGTGTCCGGGGCACACGTCGGGGCCGGTGCGACGCTCGCCGACCTGCCGCTGCGCGACAATCTGCGCGGCAAGCAGCCGTACGGCGCGCCGCAGCTCGACGTACCGGTGCAGCTCAACACCAATGAGAATCCGCACCCGCCGTCGCAGGCGCTCATCGACGACGTCGCCGAGTCGGTCCGCGCCGCGGCCGCGCAGCTTCACCGCTACCCGGACCGCGACGCGGTCGCGCTGCGCGCCGATCTCGCGCAGTACCTGTCCGAGACGACCGGTGTGGAGTTGGACACCGCCAACATCTGGGCGGCCAACGGGTCCAACGAGATCCTGCAGCAGCTGCTGCAGGCCTTCGGCGGACCCGGGCGCACCGCGTTGGGCTTCGTCCCGTCCTACTCGATGCACCCGATCATCTCCGACGGCACCGATACGACGTGGCTCGCGGCCAAGCGGGCGGCCGACTTCTCGCTCGACCTCGACTACGCGTTGGGCGAGATCGCCCGACTGGCCCCCGACGTGGTGTTCCTGACGTCGCCGAACAACCCCACCGGGGCCGCCATCCCCAACGAGGACCTGGCGGCGATCGTCGACGCCGCGCCGGGGATCGTCATCGTCGACGAGGCGTACGGCGAGTTCAGCGACCAGCCGAGTGCGGTGGCCCTCATCGACCGCTATCCGGCCAAGGTGGTGGTGTCGCGCACCATGAGCAAGGCCTTCGCCTTCGCCGGCGGCCGACTCGGCTACCTGGCCGCGTCGCCGGCGGTGGTCGACGCAGTGCTCCTGGTGCGGCTGCCGTACCACCTGTCGGTCCAGACGCAGGCCGCCGCGCGCGCCGCTCTGCGGCACCGCGACGACACCCTCGCCGGGGTGGCCAGCATCGTCGCCGAGCGCGAGCGGGTGGTGGCCCGGTTGACGGCCCTCGGCTACGCCGTCGCCCCGTCGGACGCGAACTTCGTCCTCTTCGGCGAATTCGCCGATCCGGCGGCGAGCTGGCAGCGTTACCTCGACGACGGCGTGTTGATCCGTGATCCGGGGATCGACGGGCGCCTGCGTGTCACCATCGGATTGGATACCGAGAACGACGCATTTCTGCGGGTCAGCGAGAAGTTGGCCCCGACCGACCTAGTGAGGCTCTGA